A window of Chloroflexi bacterium ADurb.Bin180 genomic DNA:
CCCACCGCCGTGGCCGTCCTGGTCGGGGTGTACGTCTGGGTCGGCGTTCGGGTGATGGTAGGCGTGGGCGATTCGCGTGGGGTCTCGCTTGGCGTCACCACTGCGGTCGGAGGGGGCACAAAGGGCGTCGGCTCGCCCTCGAGCCGGCGCAGCTCTACCGCGTCAATGCGGGACAGGGCCTCGCGGCTCTTGATGCGCACGCTGTGGTTGCCTTCGGTCAGATAGTAGGATTGGATGACCAGGTTGTTCTGAGCATCGCGGTCCGTGACCGGTTTCCACTTCCATTCTTGATACGGAATATCCCACCAATCCTCGTGGTCGCTGCCGTCGACGCTCACCCAGAAGGAATCAGAGCTGTAACTCGGCCCGTAGGCCCGGCCCCAGATCTCATAGTAGCCGGCGTTCACTACCCAGAAATCCAGAGTGACCCAGCCAACGTGGTTGCCGTAGGCCGACGGAGTGTAAAGGTACTGGCCATTCGATGCTTCGGCGTCATAGCCAATGGTCATGGGCAGCTCGATCTCGCCGTCCTCGGCCTCCATATAGAGCCGTGACTCCCTGGTGGGCATGCCGAACGGGGTCGGGGTGAAGGTGGGTGTGGCCGTGCGGGTGAAGGTTGGCCCGGGCGTGTCGGTCATCGTCGGAATCGGCGTCCGCGTGGGCGTGGCTGACTGCGTGCGCGTGGGAATGGGCGTGCCGTCGGCTGCCTGCACCACCACGCTGCCCACGCTGTAGCGTCCCTGTCCATCGGCCAGCTCCGAGTTGACCAGCTTCCAGTAGCGGTTTGGGTTCGAGGTGGGCAGGTCGGGCCGGACCAGCGAGACCCGCACGTCATAGTCGCCGGTGGGCACCGAGCTGCCAACGTACACTGGCTGCTGGATGAAGACCGGCTGCGCCGAGAACCAGGCCGTGGTCGGCACGTAGGGGGTGAATTGATACTCGAAAACCACGGCGCCAGTTCTGGCGTTCACGAACGAGAGGACGATGTTGTAGGACGTGGGCACGTCTTTGACGCCTACCCGTTTGCCGTACATCAGCGGGGTGGTGCCGCGGTTGACCCACTCCGTGGTAAAGGTGTACTCCTGGCCGGGGCGCACGGTAGCCGGGCCGGAGAGACCGCGGAACACGACCTGAGATCCCAGGTAGCGGGACGCCAGGTCACGCGCCCGGTCCCATCTGGGGCCGACAGCCTGAAAGAAGACGTCCTGGAGGCACACGTAGCTGCTGTGTTGACGCAACGCCTCTTCGATGTAAAAGTCGGGCCGGTTGATAAGGTCCGTGGGGCCGTCCGGTTCGTAGCCAACGCGCGTCTGGTTGTCCCACAGAGGGTAGACATCGCCCTGATCGCCGGTTCCCCCTAGACCGTTGCTCTTGAGCCAGACACGTAGACCATACTTTTCGACGGCATACCTGATCGCCGGCTGTTTGGCCGCACCGCGGCCGTAGAGCCCGGCGCCTACCTGCAGCACCACGGGCTTCTTTTGAAAGCCGTGGGTGACGGTACCATCCGGCCAGGTGTACGAGTCCTCGAGGTAAATGTCGACGATATCGCTGACCGCTTTGACAAAGACGGCGTCAGTGTAGCCAGCCTGCTCCCAGACGCTGGCGTAGAGGTGCGGGTCGCAGATGGTCATCTCGCCGTAGCAGCCGCCGGCCATCAGGATCACGGCGTCGACGGCCGGGTCGTCGTCGTAGCGGGCGGCCAGAGCGTGAATCACGCGGCGCAGCAACATCTGATAGGTGGGGTTCCACGGCACCGGGCAGCCGCCGCGCCCGCCCAGAACAGGCACCCCCGCGTCCCTGGCCCACTGTGGGGTCATACCTTCTGTGGTAAGAACCTGAATCCAGATCTTTTTGCCCCTGGTCCGTGCCTTGTTGACCTCGGCATCGAGCCGGGCAAAGTTAAAGACCCCTGGCTGCGGCTCGATGGCGGTCCAGGAGACGTTGCCCCAGCCGCTATCATAAGCCCACGAAATGAGCGGGTTTGATAGAATAGAGGGGTCAACCCAGTGGCACTGGCCGAGTCCCTGCCCCGAGTTGTGGACCACAGCAGAAGGCAGAGATGAATCCAGCACAAAAGGAGGTAATGTCAGTTCCCGGCCACCGGGGTCGGCCAGAGCGCTCGATGGCAGGAGCAGGCAGGCAGCGCACAGTAGAAGCAGCGCGGCCAGGCGGCCTGGGTAGCTCGCCGCCACCGGTCCCCGGGGCTTGAGTTGGCTTCTGCAGTGCATCACCCGCTCCTCTGGCGCGATAGTAACAACATAGTAACAGAGAAGACGCTAACTGGTATCAGCATATACACAAATGCCACAAAAAGCAAATCGGTGCGCTGGCCTTGTTGACCAGAGGTGAGGGCAAGGGTACAATAGCCGCCACCGTGACTGTTGCAGCTACTGTGTAAGACGTAAGAGCCGCCAGTTGGTGACGCTCGAAGCATAGTTGAATGGAACGACTCAACAGGTACCTAAGCCGCGCCGGTGTGGCTTCGCGCCGCCAGGCGGATGAGCTCATTGCTGCCGGGCGGGTCAAAGTGAACGGCTCGCCGGTGACGCTGCCCGGCACCAGGGTGGACGAGGCCACCGCCCGCGTCGAGCTGGACGACAGGCTGGTATCGCCGGTGTCGGGCTGCCTCTATGTGCTGCTGCACAAGCCGCGCGGTTATGTCTCTACAGTCCGTGATGCGCACGCCGCCCGGTCGGCCCTGGACCTGGTGAAGGTGAGGCAGCGCCTGTACCCGGTAGGGCGGCTGGACAAGGACAGTGAGGGTCTGCTGCTGCTGACAAACGACGGCGACCTGACGCAGAGGCTGACCCATCCCCGCTATGAGCACGAGAAGGAGTACCGCGTGCTGGTCGCGGGCACGCCGGGTGAGGCCAGCCTGGAGCGCCTGAGACAGGGGATCGAGCTGGAAGAGGGGCCAACGGCTCCGGCCAGGGTCGACGTGGAGAGCAGCGCCGAGGGGCTTACCTGGCTGCGCTTTGTTATCCATGAAGGGCGCAAGAGACAACTGCGCCGTATGTGCGAGGCCATCGGCCATCCGGTGCAGCGCCTGATCCGGGTACGCCTGGGCTCCCTGACTCTCGGGGACCTGGCTGTGGGTAAGTGGCGTTTTCTGACCGAGGCCGAGAAGGCGGCACTGCTCTCTCTGGCCGGCGTGGGTTCTTCTACTCATCAAGAACGAGGTAACGTTGCCAATTCCTGAGATCATCGCCATAGACGGCCCGGCCGCGGCGGGCAAGAGCACCGTGGGAGAGCGTGTCGCCGCCGAGCTGGGCTACCTCTACTTTGACACGGGCATTATGTACCGCGCTATCACCTGGGCGGCTCTGCAGCAGGGGCTGGACATCGCCGATGAGCCGGCCATCACCGCGCTGGCGCAGCGGGCGCACATCGACGTCCTTCAGCCCACGGTCAGCGATGGCCGGCAGTACACGGTTCACGTTGACGGCCAGGATGTCACCTGGGACCTCAGGCAGCCAGCAGTCGAAGCTCACGTCTCAGCCGTGTCGGCCTATCCGGAAGTGCGCGCCGCGCTCAGTGCGCAGCAGCGACGCATCGGTTTGCGTGGGCACGTGGTGATGGTCGGGCGCGACATCGGCACGGTGGTGCTGCCAGAGGCGCCGCTCAAGGTCTACCTCGACGCGACAGTAGAGGCGCGAGCGCGCCGCCGCTACCGCGAGAACAGGGCGCGCGGCGAAAGGGTGCGCTATGCCGCTATCCTCAGCGCCATGCGTGAGCGCGACCGTATCGACAGCCAGCGCAAGGCCGCTCCGCTGAGGGCAGCCGACGACGCTGTGGTGATCGACACGACGAAACTTGTCGTGGAGCAAGTGGTAGAGCAAGTACTGCACCTGATTCGCGAGTGGAGTGAATGACTCTGTCGGGGCAAGCGTCGCCAATCGCGCCTGACGGCGGTCGGCTGCGGCCCTGAGGGGGTGCTCTTGTTTCGGAATGTGGCCAACCTGCTGCTGCGGTTGATCTGGCGCATCGTCTACCGCGTTGAACTTGCCGGCACGGAGAACGTTCCCCGGCAGGGCGGGTTCATCGCCATGATGAACCACATCTACTTTATCGATCCGGTGCTCGTGGCCTCGCTCGCCCCGCGGTTCATCGTCATCATGTCCAAGATCGAGAACTACCGCAGCCCCCTGGCCGGCCTGTTCGTGCGCGCCTACGGCACCTTTGCCGTGCACCGCGGCGAGCTGGATATGGGCGCCATTCGCACCTCGCTGCAGGTGCTGGAACAGGGGCACGGCCTGCTGATGGCACCGGAAGGCACACGCAGCCGGTCGCACACGCTGCAGGAGGGCAAAGATGGCCTGGCCTGGCTGGCCACACGCTCCGGCGTGCCGGTGGTGCCGGTGGCGCTGAGCGGCCACGAAAAGCTGTGGACTAACGCCAGGCGGCTGCGCCGTACCCCCTTCCGCATCACCTTTGGGCAGCCGTTTGTGCTGCGCCTCAATCCCGACCAGCCGTCTCGCCCGCAGCTCAGGCTGATGACCCGCGAGCTGATGTATCGCCTGGCGGGTATGCTCCCGCCAGAGTATCGCGGCGCATACAGCGACGTGAGCCAGGCCACGGACTCGACGCTGCTGCCCGTGCCTCCCGAAGGACAAGCAGGATGAAGCGCTCCTCCGGCGGCCAGATCCAGAGCGTCGCCCCGGGCAGCCTGTGGGAGCGCGCCGGCCTGCGCTCTGGTGACATCGTGCTGGCGGTCAATGGCCACCCGCTGCGCGACGTGATTGATTTCCAGTTCTACTCCGCGGATTATGAGCTGAGTCTGGTTGTGCGCCGCAGTGATGGCCCGGAGCGGGAGCTGAGGATGGAGCGCCAGTTCAGCGATGCGCTGGGCATCGAGTTCACCGCCCCGACCTTTGACGGCCTGCGCCTGTGCCGCAACCGCTGCGAGTTCTGCTTTGTCCAGCAGATGCCCAAGGGCCTGCGCCAGACGCTCTACCTGCGCGATGACGACCTGCGCTACTCCTTTCTCTATGGCAACTTTGTCACCCTGACCAACTGGACCGAGGACGACTGGCAGCGCGTGGCCGAACAGCGCCTGAGCCCGCTCTACGTCTCGGTGCACGCCACGGACTGCGCCCTGCGGGCCCGCCTGCTGGGCCTGACCGAGGTGCCGGACGTTCTGGAGCAGGTCGAGCGGCTGGGTGATATGGGCATCGAAGTGCACGCGCAGCTCGTGGTCGTTCCGGGGCTGAACGACGGTGCGGTGCTAGAGCGCTCGGTGGAGGACCTGGCAAAGCTGTATCCCACCGTTCAGTCGGTGGGCGTCGTGCCGGTGGGCATCACGCGCTATCAGTGCCGCGACATCCGCACGATGACCGCACCAGAAGCGCAAACGATTCTGGCCTGGGCAGAGCCGGTGCGGCGCCGATTCCTGCGCAGGCTGGGGTCGCGGCTGGTCTACCCCTCAGACGAAATCTATCTGCTGGCCGGCTCGCCCGTTCCGGGCGCGGCGACCTATGGAGGCTACCCCCAGTTGAACAACGGCATCGGCCTTACGCGGCTGCTACGAGATGACTGGAGCAGGCTGCGCCGCCGCCTGCCGGCGGCATTGGCCGGGCTGGGCAGCGCCACGCTGGTCTGTGGCAAGCTGATCGGCCCGACGCTGGAGGAGCTGGCGTCTCAACTCGCCAGCGCGTCGGGAGTGGACCTGAGGGTGCTGGCCGTCGAGAATGCCTTCTTTGGGCCGACAGTGACCGTCTCCGGCCTGCTCACCTGGGCCGATGTGCACGCGGCGCTGGCCGGTCAGGATGTGGGCCGGCTCCTGGTATTGCCAGGCGCGATGTTCGACGCAGCGAAGGAGAGGACGCTGGACGACGCGACCCTGGAGGAGATTCGTTCTTCGGTCGGGGTGCCGGTGCTCACCGCCGATTGCCTGAGCGAGCTCGCTGCGGCCTGGCTGCGCCTCGGGCAAGAACAGGAACAGGCGCCCCGGTAACCCGGAGCGCCTGCCAGGGAGAGCGGAGAGGGTGGGATTTGAACCCACGGGACATTGCTGCCCACGCGATTTCGAGTCGCGCGCACTAGACCGGACTATGCGACCTCTCCACAGAATTGCCAGGCCATTATAATGGGCCGGGCCCCAAATGCAAAGGATTCACGGAGGATCAAGTTGGTCAACTCGCAGCGTTTGCTGGACACCTTCCTAGAGCTGGTGCGCATCGACAGCCCGTCGGGCGAGGAAGAGGCTATCGCCAACCATCTGGCTGAGAAGCTGAGCCGTCTCGGGCTCGCCGTCGAGCCGGACGCCATTCACAACCTCGTGGCGCGGCTGCCCGGCCGTGGCCAGCCGGTGATGCTGGCGGCCCATATGGATACGGTTATGCCCGGTCGGGGCATTCGACCCGTGGTTCAGGACGGGATCATCCGCAGTGACGGCTCGACCATCCTCGGCGCCGACGACAAAGCGGGCATCGCCATCATTCTGGAGACGCTGGCCGTGCTCGCCGAATCTGGCCAGCCTCACCCGCCGCTGGAGGTGGTGATTACCGTCCAGGAAGAGGTTGGGCTCAACGGTGCCAGGTCGCTGGACCGTTCGCGCCTGGAATCGCAGCTGGGCATCTCCCTCGATGCGGGCGGGCCCCCGGGGCAGATTGTCGTCTCGGCGCCGACGCACGACCTGGTCACCGCCGTAGTCCTGGGCCGCGCAGCTCACGCCGGAGCGAACCCGGAGGCGGGCATAAATGCCATCAAGGTGGCCGCAGAGGCTATCCACAACATGCCGCTGGGGCGCATCGATGCCGAGACTACGGCCAACATCGGTATCATTCAGGGTGGTCTGGCGCGCAACATCGTTCCCGACCGCGTAGAGTTGACCGGAGAGGCACGCAGCCGGAACGTGGCCCGGCTGGATGCGCAGACCGCCGTGATGCGGCGCGCCCTGGAGGACGCGGCCAGGGCCTTCGAAACAACCGTAGAGATCGACATTGCCCGCTCCTATCTGGGCTATGAGCTCGGGCCGGATGAGCCGATGGTCCACGCTCTGAGCGAGGCCTGCCGGGCTGAGGGCGTGGAGCCGCAACTCGTGCCGACCGGCGGCGGAAGTGACGCCAACATCTTTAACGCGGATGGCCGACAGGTGGTGAACCTGAGCATGGGCGCCTCGGGTGAACACACCACGCATGAGCAAGTGGCCGTGAATGACATGGTAATGTGCGCCCGCATCGTTCTTCGCTGCCTGCGTTCTCTGGCCGGCTGATCACGAACAGGGAGGTGCTGATGGAAGCGCTGCTGCGGTGGGGAATACAGGGCAACCAGGCAGTTCAGGCCTGGGGCAGCCCGCTCTTGGACTCGTTCTTTCGGGCCGTCACCATGCTGGGCGACGAAAAGTTCTACTTGCTGCTGGTGCCCTTTCTGTACTGGGTGATCGACAAGCGGCTGGCGCTGCGGGCCGGCCTGCTCTACCTGCTCTCGGCCTATGTCAACGCGGTGCTCAAGGGGATCTTTGCCGTGCCTCGGCCTTCAGCGGACCTGGTGCGGGTGCTCGACCACGCGACTGGCTATTCGTTCCCCAGCGGTCACGCCCAGTCTACCACCACTGCCTGGGGTTATCTGGCTGCCAGCCGGCGCAAGCGCTGGCTGTGGGTGACTGCGGCCGCCGTCATCGGGCTGGTCTGTCTTTCGCGCGTCTACCTCGGGGTGCACTACCCCCAGGACGTGATTGTCGGGACGCTCGTTGGCGCGCTCCTGGTACTGCTCTGGATCAGTCTGGAGAAACGCTTTGCCGGGCGCATACACCTGTCGTTGCCTGCTCAGCTCGCCCTGGCCGTAGCCGTGCCGCTGGTGTTGCTGCTCTTGCACGCCGAGACGGATACTTGCTCGGCGATGGGCACGCTGCTGGGTCTGTCGCTGGGTGTGATCCTGGAGCGGCGCTACGTATGCTTTGGCAATGGAGGCACCACGGCCACGCGTCTGCTGCGCTTTGCGGTGGGGATTGCGGTGGTGCTGGCCCTCTATGCCGGGCTCAAGCTCGTCCTGCCCGCCGACCTGGGCTTTCGTGTGCTGCGCTACGGGCTGATCGGCCTGTGGGCGTCCTTCGGGGCACCCTGGGTCTTTGTTCGCACGGGGCTGGCGCCCCGCGAACAGCCAACGCGGTAACGCACCAGTCACGCAAAAAAAGGACCGCACGACGCCTCGTGCGGTCCCTTTGTGTGTGGGGTGATCAGGCCGCGGGCGGTGACCCTGGCTCCAGTTCGCGGTAGCCCAGCGTCCAGAAGGCCGAGCGGAAGGCCTGGTAGACGCCGCTGATCAGGGAAAGCACCAACAGGCCCGGGACAAAGATGATCAATCCAACCAGCACGGCCGGAACAGGAGATTCGAGACCCCGATAGACCAGCGCACCGACGCCGCCAGCCGCACCAACGAGAAGCAGGTACCCCGGGAGCATAACCGCTCCCGCCAGCAGGTCGAGCAGCAGCAGGATCAGCCAGAGGCCGCCAATCCGCCCGAGGTTGGCCCGGAGTGTCTTCCATCCCCCAGCAATGGCCCGGGCTGCACCCTCGCCGGCCAGCACGCAGCGCCGGTAGGCGAGCTCTACGACCAGGCTGAGGACCAGCCCGCCGACCACCAGCAGCACGATGACGGCCAGCTCCAGCAGCACGGCCAGGATGATCCCCAGCACGGCCAGGGCCTCGCCGCGGCCAGCCGAGCCAGAGCTGACCAACAGGAGAAGCAGGGGCGAAGCGCCCAGCAACAGCAGCAGGGTGGCCACGATGGCCGCCGGGATGCCGGTCAGCAGGTCGATCCCGATCATCGACACGAGGTGCGACAGGCCAATTCTCCAGCCGTTCTGCATGGTGGTGGGCTGGCCCTCCTCGATGTCCTGGACCATGCCGATCAACGCCCCACGGCTGAGGGCGGTGAGCACTATCGCCAGCAGCGCCAGAAGCAGCGCCGCCAGGCCAACCAGCAGCACCAGCCCGAGCGCCCATTCCGGTCGGTACAGGTCGCTGCGGTCCAGGCTCCAGTTGGCGCCGCGGCCATAGCCTCCACCGGCGCCGCCGAACAGCGCCAGCAGAAAGCCAAAGAACCACAGTGCCCGGTAGTACCAGGCAATATGGGCGGCCCGCTTGAGCATCGTGCTGTATTGCA
This region includes:
- the plsC gene encoding 1-acyl-sn-glycerol-3-phosphate acyltransferase; this translates as MFRNVANLLLRLIWRIVYRVELAGTENVPRQGGFIAMMNHIYFIDPVLVASLAPRFIVIMSKIENYRSPLAGLFVRAYGTFAVHRGELDMGAIRTSLQVLEQGHGLLMAPEGTRSRSHTLQEGKDGLAWLATRSGVPVVPVALSGHEKLWTNARRLRRTPFRITFGQPFVLRLNPDQPSRPQLRLMTRELMYRLAGMLPPEYRGAYSDVSQATDSTLLPVPPEGQAG
- the pepT gene encoding Peptidase T, translated to MVNSQRLLDTFLELVRIDSPSGEEEAIANHLAEKLSRLGLAVEPDAIHNLVARLPGRGQPVMLAAHMDTVMPGRGIRPVVQDGIIRSDGSTILGADDKAGIAIILETLAVLAESGQPHPPLEVVITVQEEVGLNGARSLDRSRLESQLGISLDAGGPPGQIVVSAPTHDLVTAVVLGRAAHAGANPEAGINAIKVAAEAIHNMPLGRIDAETTANIGIIQGGLARNIVPDRVELTGEARSRNVARLDAQTAVMRRALEDAARAFETTVEIDIARSYLGYELGPDEPMVHALSEACRAEGVEPQLVPTGGGSDANIFNADGRQVVNLSMGASGEHTTHEQVAVNDMVMCARIVLRCLRSLAG
- the rluB gene encoding Ribosomal large subunit pseudouridine synthase B, whose protein sequence is MERLNRYLSRAGVASRRQADELIAAGRVKVNGSPVTLPGTRVDEATARVELDDRLVSPVSGCLYVLLHKPRGYVSTVRDAHAARSALDLVKVRQRLYPVGRLDKDSEGLLLLTNDGDLTQRLTHPRYEHEKEYRVLVAGTPGEASLERLRQGIELEEGPTAPARVDVESSAEGLTWLRFVIHEGRKRQLRRMCEAIGHPVQRLIRVRLGSLTLGDLAVGKWRFLTEAEKAALLSLAGVGSSTHQERGNVANS
- the cmk gene encoding Cytidylate kinase; protein product: MPIPEIIAIDGPAAAGKSTVGERVAAELGYLYFDTGIMYRAITWAALQQGLDIADEPAITALAQRAHIDVLQPTVSDGRQYTVHVDGQDVTWDLRQPAVEAHVSAVSAYPEVRAALSAQQRRIGLRGHVVMVGRDIGTVVLPEAPLKVYLDATVEARARRRYRENRARGERVRYAAILSAMRERDRIDSQRKAAPLRAADDAVVIDTTKLVVEQVVEQVLHLIREWSE
- a CDS encoding phosphatidylglycerophosphatase B — protein: MEALLRWGIQGNQAVQAWGSPLLDSFFRAVTMLGDEKFYLLLVPFLYWVIDKRLALRAGLLYLLSAYVNAVLKGIFAVPRPSADLVRVLDHATGYSFPSGHAQSTTTAWGYLAASRRKRWLWVTAAAVIGLVCLSRVYLGVHYPQDVIVGTLVGALLVLLWISLEKRFAGRIHLSLPAQLALAVAVPLVLLLLHAETDTCSAMGTLLGLSLGVILERRYVCFGNGGTTATRLLRFAVGIAVVLALYAGLKLVLPADLGFRVLRYGLIGLWASFGAPWVFVRTGLAPREQPTR